The genomic stretch AGGATAAGATTGCTTATATACgggttttaattttctgctgccATAGATTCTGTTTTGTCAGATAGCAACTGCATTCTATTCAGAGTGGAGTTTCAGTCACTTTGGTCTGGAAACACAAAACCTCAGTTTTTCATGACAACAAATAAAACTTTACTAGTTTGTGCAAAGCTCCCTACATAATACTTGGCATTACCAAAAGGAATTTCATTAGCAAAACACAAAATTTCACCGGAGACATGTTGCACTGTCTTTTTGTGCAGATGGTCTTAAAAAGGAGTTTAAGAATTATTATATTGAGAGCCATTTGGTCTTGTATCCTATCTCATACAGTGGCTAGCACAAAAATCCTaaaatcattaaatattttccttccctcactGGCATCATCTTAAATTACTAATATTTCTTCACTAGATTTGTATCTGTTTTGCAGAATCAAATAATGTGGAGTACTAAGCgtagagaaaatgaacatagcCTTCCAAGTCTTCCCTTAATTTCTATTATACACATAGAACACTCCACACTTACAGTTAAAACTGCAAGCCAAATGACTGCTTACCTTAAATCTGTCAACAGAAACAGATGCCTCAGACAGAGACTTCACTGAGAATGGTGTTACTTTTAGAGCAAAAGTCATTGAATTAAAGACAGTGACCACTGTGAATGCCTAAAAATGAGACAAGAAAGAGAATCACATTTGGATGCAATATACTAACCCCAACCTTCTAAAAGGTGAAATGTCACAGCAGGAATCCAAACCCATGGAAAAGGACCACAGTCCAAGAATAGCCATTTAAATCTTCAACATATTCTCAAAtggcagagaacagcagatCTACCCAACtctttctcctgtgctttgtaACAGACCAAGAGACATCTTCCATATTTGGGTTTGGAAGTcttttgaaagcagcagctagCAAATTCTGCACTAGCCTATTACTTGAGAAGACCCTTGTTGCAAGACATTTGTACTGTTTGCATCCAAGCACACTGTAAATCCAGGAACATCCAGCAACCCAAATGCCATGAATAGCAAACATGAGTGCTCATTTGCCTTCAGTTCTAAACCTGTTCCAGGAAGTCAGGACTGAAACAGCACTGAGAAGTTTTTGTGCAAAGTATCAGACTGCGTTTGCTGCTGTCACACCCATCAGCTGTTCATTTTTGAGACAGACTACAGTCTCGCCACACAAGCACAGCCACAAAGCAAAGAACGTGATGAAGAGGAATGGTTTGTAGCAATATtgtaaagaatattttcaaCACTGCAGAAAGTTACCTGAGCTGCTGTAAGATCGTAGCCAAGGATCATGTGGACAGAAAAGGTCACCACACTGGCGATGACTACAACTATGGGAGCCACACCCACAGTGATGCTCTGGAAGTAGCCCGCACGCTCCAAGATTTTACGTTCTTCCTCACGAATTTctagaaatatatatttacatctGAAGTACAATTTGGGGGGTACATACACAACAGACACTACCATAGCACTACAAACACTGAGTAAGAGGCCTAAATCTATGCTTTAGCACTTATGTATCACATTACATACCATCTCATCTAAAGACCACAGTTACAGAGGAGCAAACCATAATGGTCTGTGAATCTCCATGAGGATAGATACccaattttaaatttaaaaatggaaCAGCCAGCACATCAATGAAAtgataagaaaaacaaacaaaaattgaaaaattaagATTAGTGCCAAGCCACAACCATATTTATGCTAGAAGGTGAAACTTTAGAAGCAGGTCTGTTTGTCCAAACCATCATGCATAACAGATAGGAAGGCTCAAGGATGAAAGTGTTGTCATTACATTGTGTATATACGTCAACATCTATGGTATTAAGCAAGGAGACACCAGGCTGTTAAGCAATGGGGTGCCTGCCCAAAAAGAAACATTGACAGATTGTATGAACTCACTTTGAACATTCTGAGAAAACGGTTTGACCCAGGCATACATTTTAATGAACTTAATGTAATTAAGGACTTCATTCATCTTCTGCACACGCTCATCTGTTGTTGATACACATTTTCGTCTGAAATAAGCTGTGAGGCGTGAAACAAACATCTGAAACAAAAGGCAACACCACGCAACATTAATGGCAAGTATGCTCAACTCATCCTAATTACCAGAGAAGGCCAATTTTGAATGTGGAAAAGGGATTCAAGGATGGGGCAAAGGCACTGTTGTTCTAACATAAAAAGTCAGGCTGGAAATACTATTCATATTCTCCCACGCCATCTGCACTGAGCACTGGATTCATGATAACaagtttaaacaaaaacaaactttGTGTAAATAAAAGTGTGTGCTTTTACCAACATTGAATACTACCAGATCTGTTAAAGTTTCTGAAGCACAAAGATTATAAAAACATTAACCTAAAGACACACCATGTTGACCCTCATAGCAAATGAATAGTAGAACCCAATTTACCTAGCCTTTTAATCCGGTCCCTTAAGGCAAAAGAGCAAACTGGACTTTGCCACCCAAACCAACTTCTACCATATGCCAATGCTATGAAGGTGGTAAAACAGTTTTAGCATTTTTACTCAACCAATCTAAAAATAAGCAGCCATTCACATGTTTCTAAGGTTTTGCTACTCTTACATTCCTGGTCTGAAATTCAAAACCAACTAACTAATTTTGGAAGTTTTTAGCTCCTTGCCCTTTTTCATACTCCTGTAATAATCTCTTTGAGTCTCCATCAACACAGAAGGACTGCTGAAAAGAACTGGGAAAGATGACCAAACTCTGCTCTTCATTCTCCTCTTATAAAATATTATTCCCATTATTTTAATTCTCACTGCTGGCCAGATAAAATGGACCAAAGTGGACCTCTCAACATTCAGCCTCCACACTTTATAAAATTGTGTCATTTTAATAATGAGTACACTGATACATCTTGAGCAGCCTTACATGACATCTTAGAGGCAAGAAGACTTTGGCTTGAACTAGACTATTCCAGTGCTCATCAGAAGTAGAGGCAGGATTAATCGAGAACATACTCCCCCGGATACAGTGCTTTTCAACACCATTTGTTGAAGAGCGATGCACTCACACAACACTGAGCTCCTGTACACAAGCTGGAAGCCTTGTGTCTTTCCAACCTTTACCACAAGCACCTCAGCATTTTGCAATTTGATTTAGCTGTGCATCTATACATGTCAGTCAGATCTATGAGGTTTCCTAtctccattttttaatttattttgagcTTCCTGTCTCTGAATTCCTGCTTCACATATCATCTTCGGAAACACCTTCAATAATACCTTTGATGACATGCAGCACCATAAATGGGCTAAATCTAGCACACTTCAACACCTCCTATTCAGAACTATAGATATGTCTGacttaataaaaatgaagcaagtCTTAATTCTTTACAACTCACCATTGCTGGGTAGAAAAGGATGAAGACAGCAGAGCCCAAGAAGCCTGTTGGACCCAGAATAATCACATTATAAACCATTCCTAAGATGGCCACAATAGGGCCCCCAGCCAACAAACTGCCAACTGCTGCAGCTTCAAACATCCTTTGACCATCATTGGAACACACATTTATAAGCTGAAAAATACACATAACAGATCATTTAGATTTAAGGCACAGATCATTCTCAAAAGAATATATCACATATCCCTTCTCACACTGCAGTTTCCAAAATGACGCTACAGCTTACCTCTCCAAGAGACTTCTCCTTGATGTTCTTCAGCTTAAGAATTTTCTTAAATGCCATTGTCAAGACAGCTCCACGCAGTCTAACCCCCGTGCGGTAATTCAAAGCCCAGGTTAGTGCAAGGGACCAAGATCGCATCACTTCCGTCATAAAGATGCCAAAAACTAAGAACAAGCTGTACTGCAGGTTGGACTCATTCTGTTGGGTATACTCCAGAAGATGTTTCACAACGAACGCCTACAGGAAGAAATGCAAGCTTGCATGAACACCCCATCATCCCAGAAGACCATGCAACAACTTTATGTTAAGTTAGAAATAAGTAGGctactttgcttttaaaagagcCGTTTGAAATATAAAGCATCTTCTTTCTAGAAGTAAAAGGTGTCAATACAAGTACTGTAATACAAAGCCCTGCTGAGAGCCAAGCACTGAGTCAAATTTAGTAAGTAAATAGTTTAATTTGGAATCATATTCCTCGCAGCACGCTTCTAATCCTCCGTGTCTTCTAACTTAACATAAATCTGTCTGTCAGCTGAAAGCAATGCATTATCATATGGAAGAGTTTTAAAATATAGTCGCTACTTATACATCTGCGCACATTAAGAAACATTCCTTTACGTGACATTAAGACCTTTCTTATTTTATCTTTGGCTTGCTTCAAACGTGCTTATTTGATAAAAAGGAACAATGTACCTACAGTTGTAGAGGGGAAGAGTGAGAAGGACATTTGCAAAACATTCCTGGAAATAAACATCAGCAGTttaatagtaaagaaaaaaacaagcagaaagcacAAGGTACGCAATGCCACAAACCATtagggatggggagaaaaagaaaaaaaaaaaaaagaaaaaattaaccATTTGATCCCTCCCCATACCCTCTCCCCCCGAAAACATAAACACTTTACCTCAGGAATCACATTTCAAACATCACCTGCAGAAAGAAGACAGCCCCCAGAATCACCGATTCCCACCTCCAGCTCTTTGTGGTCCAACAGCACAACAAAATATCATACAACTCAATCACCAGCAATACTAATTAAATACTATTGACTGCGAAACAATAggcttttatttgaaataaagtgTCATCTTAAATGGTAACATCTCAAAAACACCGTACAAGAGGTAGAGCATAGTATAAACATACAATCTGCACATACAGGATAATTATATATAAAGGACTAACATCTAACAGTCTTAGCCTCTAACAAGCTAGATTTGAAGCTACACACAAATTATAAAGATACAAAAACAGAATAGTATTTGTTCATGAAGTCCAAAATAAGTCAAACTTGCAGGTGCCAACAAGAGGAGGCTTCTGAGGCTGCACAAATTCTGAAATCTGGTTTAAAAAGTATCCTACAATAAGGCTCCACAGACAGCAAAGTATTTCCTAGAGAGCTTTTCAGCAAATGATGCACTAAAATACTGGTGCTTTTGATATGCTAGTACAAAGCAGAGAGTTACCTTTGCCTTcaataaaaagcaacaaaaaaaaaatctgaaaccaaAATAAGTATTTGAGAAGCCTTTCACATAACAGTCCATAGGAGTCCTCTTGGCTAAACCAGGTTTTGCAAATAAGAGTTCTGTATAGgctgaagagagaggaaaaaaaccaaaaccccactaTTTCAAGCAAAGGTATTGATTAGCTATAGCCCAGCaccaaataacagaaaaaaaatggagatcAAATTCATCTGTTCTGAGGAAATTAATTCTGCACATCAGAACCAAGGAAACATGCTGTAAAtaaattttgctctttctttttcacagctGTGAATTAAAGCCAGATGTCCACCAGGTTCTAGAATGGCCAGAGAAAATTTACATACCGATCCCTGAACAAATGTGAGGGGCTCACATTCACAGATCTATTGCATTTCAACTTTCTCCTTAATTGGATTTAGTTTTACATCGTGTGTTTGGACCACAACTGCATACAGTTGGTTTGTAGTTACTAAGGAGATTAGTGACTTCTTTTTCCAGTATTCAATCCAACATATGCAACCGAGTCACTGAGTAACTGGGGTAAAAATCCCCCTTTTTCGTCACGAGCTGTAACTCAGCATGGTCGCAGAGCATTTTCTTGCacaccacagcactgctgaaagTCTCCAAGAGAGGATGTATAAAGATAGCAGATGTTTCCTGGGGTCTCATTCCTCCCAAAACTTTTTAGTGCAATCTTTCAGCACTATGTTATAGATTCAGCATCTCCCGTGATGAAATAGAGACCAGCTTACATTATAcccccatctttttttttccccggaaaaaagaaaaagaggaaacagcagATTAAAGAATCttgaaaaaggaggggaaaaagtcaCACATAATTAACATTTGCATCTGAACACATACTATTTGAAATCAAACTAGTTTAATGACAAGAATCCAGCATAGAGTTCTTTACAAAACAAAGTTACAGTACAAAACTAAAACTCAAGCTAGTGGGAAAAAAGGAACTCCTGTGACTATTACTGCAGTAGTTGGTACTAGCTGCTTGGCTGTCTTAAGCATTCCCATTGAATAAACATTACCTTACCTTTGCTCTTGGCGTTGGCTCTGCCCAGCAGGACTGTCTCATTCTGACGCAGAAAACAGCCATCCTGAAAATTCTGAAGAACAGCTTCTGTCACTGGTCCCACTGCAGTGCCggcatccctgctgcagccagcatgCGACAGCATGGGGCAGGCTGCAACTGGAGCCAACTGGGAAATTGGGAAACTTACCTCCAATAGCTTACCACTCCCCCCTCCAATAACTGACCAAACTGTCAAGCTGTACTCCACTAAGATAGCAAGTTTCCCCATCTCCCAAACAGGAAGAATAGCTCTGAACGGGTACATTGTTCAGACCTGAAGTTAAACTGATTATGTTTAGTAATCAAAAAACTTCTTTACTCCTCAACCAGAACTCGAACGTTTAGGTAGCTGATCAAATGACAGCAAATATTCACTGGAGATAAATAGTATCTCACCTATTCTAGCACATTCTGATGGTTACTACAAGGCATTCTGACACATGCAGCTGTCTCACCAGGTTACGGGTTTGGATATTGTGCCAGATGCAGAATctaccaaaataaataaaataaaataaaaattaaaaaaaaaaaaaaaaggaccctTGAAGGATCTAtccattataaaaaaaaacacaccaaaaaaccccaaacacacaggAAGTCTGCCACAACTCCTTTCCACTTATAACCATCATAATGCTCATTagcaaagcagcaaagccgcAGCTGTTGGCTGGCACTTCAAGGTCACAGACTTTCAATTAGAATTTTTGAAGTTCAATAATGTTTAACTCCATTTTTATAGTTTTCACCAATATGGAAGCAAGTCAAGTGCTTTTCCCTGATCTCCCTTTTCAGGTGACTGAAAGGGCGTAACAATACAAGAAGCACTGATACTTCCGAGGAGACAGCATAGGAATGTCTATGAGGCGtgtcatttttaaaaacagggaGGAGGGATGGTAAAGACTTCTTTTTCATGCCAAATGATGGAACCAAAATTGGAATTGTTCTTCATTCAGAGAAATTAATAAGGTTCCCTGTAAATGGGCAAATGTCTATAGATAATTTTAAACCACCCAAAATCAGGCATCAATTGCAGTGGTAGCCCCCAGCCTAACCAAGTAGGTTGTtttgctccttcccctcctgctctcTCTTATTCAGCAATCGGCTGAGACAAATTGAGAAAATTACACTACAGAAATTAGGGGCAACCCTGCTGCAAGTTCTTTTCTAAAGATAAAAGCAGCTACTAAAGCCCTGTAGTGAAACAATGACAGAAGCTCTTCTTGGGGAAAGCTAGTGCTGTTAAAACCTTAATTGTGATTTGTGTTAATTATCAAAGTACATTCATATATATTTCATAATCCAATGTATTACAAGTTATTACCAATAAAACCATACCACAGAAACATTTATTGTTATTCACATTacatgaaacaaagcaaactttaaaaagtcttaaaaagcagaacattttgataagacatttaaaagcaggaaaacattttaaaagtagatTTCACCTAACAGTGCACCCAAATGTACTTACCCAAGAAATGAACCTTCAGCTTACCAGCACACTGAAACATGTACTACTAGCAGTAATACTGCTCCTACTCCTCAAGGGAAATGTGTAGAGAATAAATTTAGTCAAGATTTCAACTGTAAATCTGCACAGCACGTGCAACAAACAGGTGACAAAAAATGGTGTGAATGTCAAGTCCCATATGTTGTCATCTTCAGTATGACtcacagcaaacagcagcagttcctAGAGGCAGTAACATGCTCTAACACTTCTTCTGTCTGACCATTCTCTGCAGGATCAGTAAAGACTATACCCATAGACTTCTTGAGAATTGCTCGCATTAGTTTTAAGTAGTGCTCTAATATAAAACGGTTTCGTTCCACTCCTCAAAGACTGTGTTATTAAAGCCAATAAtctaaaattagtattttatcAGACTGAATTTTATTCCAAGATACATTTACAGAATTgcgaaaagaaaaagaaaacaattagaCTACATATAAGAATTCTATGCAAAAAAGACCACAGTTAAGGAACAACTTTAAACTATAgtcaaaaccaaagagaaaaacaagtgtGCATTTCCTCCAAGATACCTAAACTCCCCCACCCTTCTCCAAGAACTTGCCTCGGTATTCAGCAACTGATCCACCAGCTGTAGGAAACCTATCTTGGATTATTGAATCACTCTGGAATTTTGCCCCAAAATTTCTAGCTACTCAAAACATTTAAGTGACTCTGCAATGAAACTTTTAAGATTTTACAGTTGGCCATGAGATGGAGCCCTCTGGGGTTGTTAAAAAAAGGATGGATATTACTTACTGGTCCACTAAAACCCGCGAGTTGAGTGATCATCAGACACACTATGGAAATGATGAGCCTGGTGCGGCAGAAAATCCACACAACCCTCCGGAGAGAAGCATCATCAGGCCCactttctttcagttcttcctgCCACAATCTCTCCAGCCTAGTAAAAACAGAAGCCTCATGTTATAAATTTTTCACCACAATTGAAGGTACAATCTCGTAAGTACTTTTTTGTGAAAATTCCAATCACTTCCTAGTTCAAGCAACAAAAACTACTAGACATCAAGTGAAATACATACATGGTACATTCTGTAAGGTAAAGAGAAATATCTGCGTCTTGAAATATCTATGTTGTGTTACTTCTACAGAAGGTGCTTTCCCTAAAGTCTCTTTGACAATCTTAACTGGCAATCTTAGCCTTTCCTTGCTTGACAGAAGAGTTGTAGAGTCAAACCTGACAAAAATTCTCATTAGTCATGAAAGGTTAGCCTGATCACAAGATCTGACCATATTCAAATCACTTTGCTATTGTCAGtattcattttcattattttagcGCAAGATTTTTTCAGTGCAGCCTTAAGAACTTGGTTTTGACAAAAAATAGACATGCGAAatcagaaaaacaactgctaaaCACTCCTGGAGACAGAATCCTCTAAGTTCACTGATATAAGCCAAAGTTCAGAAATGGTGCAGCAGGAAGAAGTGGTATTTGAAGGATAAAACTAAATTCCACTATCCTGAGAAAGATAGAACAAAATATCACTGGTGCTTTTCTAAGGCAGTATCGTTATCATTGCCTGTGAACTaacacatggggaaaaaaaccaaccacaaaaccaaGGAAATAACGATGTGTCTACCTTCTACAATTGACATCTGAAGACTCATGACTTGATAAAGACCATACATCATTCATAAACAATTCCCCTTTCTTGTATGCTCTGTGGGCCAAAGGAGTGAGCCAGGAGAAGGTCATGCAGGAGAACAGCCCAGCATTATCAACAGGGTGCTCATgtctaaaagaaagaaaaagaaaaaacacaaacaaaaaaagaaaacggAACTGTAAATccctcagaaaaacaaagcctcCTCTCATTGAAAGTACTCAGAGTACCAAATAGCCCACACCAGTCATACTTGCTAAACAAATCTGATGTTCCTGATATTAGTCAGCAGACCTACAGCTGCAATCCTGTTTTGTGACTGGtttgaaaagcaaatgctgTATATCAGTTCTTTTGTAGCCTACAGACTTACTTGGAAGTAGTCCGTATGGGTTTCAGCACATTCAAGCCATGGTGGTATTTGCTCTTGTGATGCTCTTCATCCAGCATTCTCAGCTGGGAATGCACAGAGGTGTCCAGTGGCAGGCCCTCTGCCCGAGCAGCTGCTTCCAGGGCATCTTGGCATTCAATCTGCTTTTACAAGACAGACAGAGGAGTCAGACTTCAAAACTATGCTTAAAGTCCATGACTCCCAACTCCAGCAACTCTGCTCCTCTTTATTCTGTGAAGTACTGCCCAACAGCAATCGGTATCATTTAAATGTCCTAGAAGACAAGCTTCAGCCTGGCAGTAAAGAGATAGAACGCACACATTCTAGATCTGCAGTAGATTGCTGCATTTGTAAAACATTAATTAACACTAGTATTGTGCCTGtgcattaaaagaataaatggaTAGACCAGACTAATCTTTCCTTCTGCCACAAGAAATACAGTAGagaaaaattacagaatcaGCTACCTACAACATCAGTTCAGGAAATCAATGTCTGGCTTATGACACAGAATTAAGACATATTTGTGATAAATTTACATGCTCATAGTGTAATGTAGAAATTCTTATTCACAGAAATTTCAAATTGTTTTCAGAATACTTCTAAAGTTCCTTCTTCAAAAATATCTTGGATTAGATCAAAAACTAAATACACGTTAAGCAGAGCTGTACTTTCATCATGTTCccacttttccattttttcctaaAGGGAACAGATGACAAttttctctgctccctgccatatttttaaacaactcAGCAATCTTATTAAAAACCATTCAAAAGGGAGTTCTCAGATCAGGGTTGTTTTACCATGGTCCCGGTGAAAGGCAGACCTAAATGCTTGTCTAAGAGGACTGGGGAAACAGCAATTATATGGATTACTTAGAATGTTGCAGAGTTAAAATAAACCTGTTGATCAGAAGCTAGATGTGGCAAAACTATCTGAAGAGATAAGCTTGTTATCTATACTCACAGAGGGCTCACTATTGGCTCTGCTAACTTAATAGACCATTTACTGCAGTCCCATGTTACCTGTTTGTAGTCTAGTTTTTTTTGAAATGGAGCTACTTCGGGGCGGGGGGAACAAATAACTGagttctgaaggaaaaaacttCCTGGCAGTCTCACAATCAGAGATAATGTGTTTACCCTTCTTAGTTGCCTTACCAGAACaagttattttgtttctttgaaaacagcAACTGGTCCTGACCTCAATAAACATACTCACTAAACCTAAAGCTATGATTTACAAAATTACAGAGGTactaagaaaggaaaagaatattaCAACATTATGATACATGAAGTGACTCAAAAATATGCCACACTTGAAATCTGAATTAAAAGACTTCtcactccatttttttttaaattagtgaCTCTCTAAGGGCGATACTGCCTTATTAAATCTACCCAAATCAGCATTAATAAGTGACCTGCCAAAGATGTCTCAAAGGACGCGGTAGTGGGAAAAAGTTCTGCACCACTGATTTTCTGCTTATAGAGGAATTCATAGCTAGTTTGTTAAGTTACACTCTGCAAGAGCCCGAGGCAAATCTGACCAAAcaccctgctgctgctaagATGCTTGTTTGTAAGTGATGCCACAGGTTATTTGCAGAAATCATTGTTTTCCAGCGCACACAAAAAGTGCTTAtaagttaataaaaaaagtcttccaaaaccaaaaccactgtATGTGttagcataaaaaaaaagtttttcacCACTTACAAACTAGAACAGCTTTCTAATAAGAAAGCACAATTGCAAGATCCTGGATTTTCAGGCAGTCCAAAGATAAAATTCTTAAGCActcactgtgaaaaataaactttCCAGTCAATAGAATTCTCTCAGAGAAGGTGGAAAAGACGCACTGATAAAAGGCTAGGGCACTGCCTTTGCAGTCTTGCTATACAGGTAAGTATTAGCACAAGCCCATAGTTAAGAACATCGCTCATCAGCAGCTCAGAAAGGCTGTCAAAATCCCACATGTACAACTATCAAGAAACAAGTGCATCACACTACTGGGCAATTAAGATTCTAAGAAAGACCATACAGTTgcgtgtcatagaatcatagaatagttagggttagaaaggacctcaagatcatctagttccaaaacccctcccataggcagggacacctcacactaaaacatcccacacaaggcttcacccaacctggccttgtacactgccagggatgaagcactcacaacctccctgggcaacccattccagtgcctcaccaccctaacaggaaagaatttcctccttatatccaatctaaacttcccctgtttaagttttaaccccttaccccttgtcctgtcactacagtccctgacgaagagacccttcccagcatccataataggcccccttcaggtactggaaggctgctatgaggtctccacacagcctgctcttctccaagctgaacagccccaattctctcagcctgtcttcatacgggaggtgctccagtcccctgatcatcctcgtggccctcctctggacttgttccagtagttccatgtcctttttatgttgaggacaccagaactgcacacaatactccaggtgaggtctcacaagagtagagtagaggggcaggatcacctccttcgacctgctggtcacgctcc from Lathamus discolor isolate bLatDis1 chromosome 3, bLatDis1.hap1, whole genome shotgun sequence encodes the following:
- the ABCC5 gene encoding ATP-binding cassette sub-family C member 5 isoform X6 — protein: MKDIDIGKEYIIPSPGYRSVRERANSVQHEEQEGSKFQHAKHQIECQDALEAAARAEGLPLDTSVHSQLRMLDEEHHKSKYHHGLNVLKPIRTTSKHEHPVDNAGLFSCMTFSWLTPLAHRAYKKGELFMNDVWSLSSHESSDVNCRRLERLWQEELKESGPDDASLRRVVWIFCRTRLIISIVCLMITQLAGFSGPVSNIHPFFNNPRGLHLMANCKILKVSLQSHLNVLSS